Within Candidatus Neomarinimicrobiota bacterium, the genomic segment AGTTACTTTAGTCAAAGCTAAGGGGACATTATCCGTGAATCTGTATCGGAGACACCTTGAAAAAACCGTCGTGGATCAACTGGGCAATCGGCGGGCCCTCTTTATCTTGGGAACCAGGCGAGTGGGAAAAACTTCTCTCCTGAAGCGAGTTCAGGACAAGATCAACGAGGAGAAGACCCTCTACTTCGATCTGGAAAACCTCAATACTCTCGCTCTGTTCAAACGTGGAATAGATACGTTTATGAACTGGTTTGACGCTCAGGGATACCCCAAAGACAAACGATTCATCCTGTTTCTCGATGAGATTCAATACTTGGACGAATTTTCAAACTTCGTGAAACTGGCTGTGGATCACCACTCAGATCGAATGAAACTGATATTGAGCGGTTCATCAGCGGCGCAAATCAAATACAAGTTCCGTGATTCTCTAGCAGGAAGAAAATTTGTTTATACCCTTTACCCGTTGACATTTCGGGAATTCCTGATATTTAAGAATGAATCAAGGATGGTGGATCTGCTGGGTGGGGACAAGAATTCTGTTCAACATGAATCCCTCGCGTTTTTTCATGATAAACTCAAATCTCTTTACTCCGAATTCTTACTGTTTGGTGGGTATCCCGAAGTTGCTCTCACGGACTCACAAAAAGATAAAGTGAACATACTTGAAGAATTGATCCACAGTTATGTGTTAAGAGATATCCGGAACCTCTTC encodes:
- a CDS encoding ATP-binding protein encodes the protein MNLYRRHLEKTVVDQLGNRRALFILGTRRVGKTSLLKRVQDKINEEKTLYFDLENLNTLALFKRGIDTFMNWFDAQGYPKDKRFILFLDEIQYLDEFSNFVKLAVDHHSDRMKLILSGSSAAQIKYKFRDSLAGRKFVYTLYPLTFREFLIFKNESRMVDLLGGDKNSVQHESLAFFHDKLKSLYSEFLLFGGYPEVALTDSQKDKVNILEELIHSYVLRDIRNLFTIEHIDAFNKLTQIIAIQSGQLFNSQSISKEIGIDYRTVNKYLQILSDTFIVSLLKPLFTNKKRELKKMPKVYLLDTGIRNMLLSNFNPINLRTDRGELLESGVFSALWKRLNTLETLYYWRTRDGKEVDFVLQKGVDYIPFEVKKKKTAVNHLLAFSVLYDSPERNLVRFDEEKIGQKGKVSIVYPWYL